The Streptomonospora litoralis genome window below encodes:
- a CDS encoding cytochrome P450 has product MAEVDLAGVKALAVTHHEALRSVLADRTDTFVRGDAQRNWRALRDGEVDPDSPLVRLVSGGVGSLLTKNGAEHTRLRKPMQTHFTRRRVEALRPRVAELAEQLLDDLEGAETADVKDRFAWPLTVGVLVGLLGVSEEDAPVLGDIARRLFELTDPSVFADARRFLAGLVEQRRAAPGDDLVSALVAADDAADEADRIGDEQLVANLFLLVIAGFETTMGTLANGVRALLAHPGQLRRITAGEVEWSAAAEEILRRHSSVSLLPAVFATRDTELAGVAVPEGEMVLLAYAAAALDADAWESPDTFDVGRDTRGHLAFGHGPHLCLGAPLARLELNVALPRLFERFPELALDAGKDGTAASAPVESWMMAHPKQVWVRPQGSGDAQPAVAG; this is encoded by the coding sequence GTGGCTGAGGTGGATCTGGCAGGGGTGAAGGCGCTGGCCGTCACCCACCACGAGGCGCTGCGCAGCGTGCTGGCCGACCGCACCGACACGTTCGTGCGGGGAGACGCCCAGCGCAACTGGCGGGCGCTGCGCGACGGCGAAGTCGACCCCGACAGCCCGCTGGTGCGGCTGGTCAGCGGCGGCGTCGGCAGCCTGCTCACCAAGAACGGCGCCGAGCACACCCGGCTGCGCAAACCGATGCAGACCCACTTCACCCGGCGGCGGGTGGAGGCGCTGCGGCCGCGGGTGGCGGAACTCGCCGAGCAGCTGCTGGACGATCTGGAGGGCGCGGAAACCGCCGACGTCAAGGACCGCTTCGCCTGGCCGCTGACGGTCGGCGTGCTGGTGGGCCTGCTGGGCGTCTCCGAGGAGGACGCCCCGGTCCTGGGCGACATCGCCCGGCGCCTTTTCGAGCTCACCGATCCGAGCGTCTTCGCCGACGCCCGCCGGTTCCTGGCGGGCCTGGTGGAGCAGCGGCGCGCGGCGCCCGGCGACGACCTGGTAAGCGCGCTGGTCGCCGCCGACGACGCGGCCGACGAAGCCGACCGCATCGGCGACGAGCAGCTCGTCGCCAACCTCTTCCTGCTGGTCATCGCCGGTTTCGAGACCACGATGGGCACCCTGGCCAACGGGGTGCGGGCGCTGCTGGCCCATCCCGGCCAGTTGCGCCGGATCACCGCAGGCGAGGTGGAGTGGAGCGCGGCCGCGGAGGAGATCCTGCGCCGCCACTCCTCGGTCAGCCTGCTGCCGGCGGTCTTCGCCACCCGCGACACCGAACTGGCCGGTGTGGCGGTTCCCGAAGGCGAAATGGTGCTGCTGGCCTACGCCGCCGCGGCGCTCGACGCCGACGCCTGGGAGTCCCCCGACACCTTCGACGTCGGCCGCGACACCCGCGGCCACCTCGCCTTCGGCCACGGGCCCCACCTGTGCCTGGGCGCCCCGCTGGCCCGGCTGGAGCTGAACGTGGCGCTGCCGCGGCTGTTCGAGAGGTTCCCCGAGCTGGCCCTGGACGCCGGGAAGGACGGCACCGCGGCCTCGGCGCCGGTGGAGAGCTGGATGATGGCCCACCCGAAGCAGGTGTGGGTGCGGCCGCAGGGTTCCGGCGACGCGCAACCGGCGGTTGCCGGGTAA
- a CDS encoding cytochrome P450 family protein yields MTHPIQHPTDAVRLDDPEALRDLPKLWDSLLERYPSGLAPVFLTEGVPAWLMLSVDVHQQVLQDPDTFARDVDWWRDFHNGVVPANSPLRAIYTRRRNVWNMDGSDHRYYREITVRALASISQSQVVAHIDEVVDRVIDTFCAEGRADLVARYTSIVPLLVLCRLYGMEAQEGVAVCTAQRRVWDGAEDALHVHAQLQRRMGDLAARRRLEPGQDLVSEFIAAGLDDEEIRDHLTFITAAAHEPAAHTIAHALRLLLDRKSRLVQLHSGRTVREAINTSLWHSPPMHTLVGRFATRDTELGGFRVAAGDCLVQGFGPAQQLLRRDERLDTETNRSYLIFGLGPHGCPSVGRDLALTIAETAVQRLDRRLPDMVLQDDEWQGGSSTLLSDVESLRVAFTPTDRLYEGVPWQLTASASTPETSTETRPRTLSMRLGQWLRWIWQG; encoded by the coding sequence ATGACCCATCCGATCCAGCACCCGACCGACGCCGTCCGGCTCGACGATCCCGAAGCGCTGCGCGACCTGCCGAAGCTGTGGGACTCGCTCCTGGAGCGCTATCCCAGCGGGCTCGCCCCCGTCTTTCTCACCGAAGGCGTACCGGCCTGGCTCATGCTCAGCGTCGACGTCCACCAGCAGGTCCTGCAGGACCCCGACACCTTCGCCCGCGACGTCGACTGGTGGCGCGACTTCCACAACGGCGTCGTCCCCGCGAACTCGCCCCTGCGGGCGATCTACACGCGGCGGCGCAACGTGTGGAACATGGACGGATCCGACCACCGGTACTACCGGGAGATCACCGTCCGAGCGCTGGCCAGCATCTCGCAGAGCCAGGTCGTCGCCCACATCGACGAGGTCGTGGACCGTGTCATCGACACCTTCTGCGCCGAGGGCCGCGCCGACCTGGTCGCCCGCTACACCAGCATCGTGCCGCTGCTGGTGCTGTGCCGCCTCTACGGCATGGAGGCCCAGGAGGGTGTCGCCGTGTGCACCGCCCAGCGGCGGGTGTGGGACGGCGCCGAGGACGCGCTGCACGTGCACGCCCAACTGCAGCGGCGGATGGGCGACCTGGCCGCGCGCCGCAGGCTGGAGCCCGGCCAGGACCTGGTCTCGGAGTTCATCGCCGCCGGCCTGGACGACGAGGAGATCCGCGACCACCTCACCTTCATCACCGCCGCCGCCCACGAGCCCGCCGCGCACACCATCGCCCACGCACTGCGGCTGCTGCTGGACCGCAAGAGCCGGCTGGTGCAGCTCCACTCGGGCCGCACCGTGCGCGAGGCGATCAACACGAGCCTGTGGCACTCGCCGCCCATGCATACACTCGTCGGCCGCTTCGCGACCCGCGACACCGAACTCGGCGGCTTCCGGGTGGCCGCGGGCGACTGCCTGGTCCAGGGGTTCGGCCCGGCGCAGCAGCTCCTGCGCCGCGACGAGCGGTTGGACACCGAGACCAACCGCTCGTACCTGATCTTCGGTCTGGGGCCGCACGGCTGCCCCAGCGTCGGCCGCGACCTCGCGCTGACGATCGCCGAGACGGCGGTGCAGCGGCTCGACCGCCGCCTGCCGGACATGGTCCTGCAGGACGATGAGTGGCAGGGCGGGTCGTCGACCCTGCTCAGCGACGTGGAATCGCTGCGCGTCGCTTTCACGCCGACCGACCGCCTCTACGAAGGAGTCCCGTGGCAACTCACCGCATCGGCATCGACCCCCGAGACCTCGACAGAGACGCGACCGCGCACGCTCTCCATGCGGCTGGGCCAGTGGCTGAGGTGGATCTGGCAGGGGTGA
- a CDS encoding ATP-binding protein, protein MTGPSRDVVQAGRVSGGVHIHHGAAGAEGTGARTPPRQLPGEPHRFVHRTAELDRLDGLRTAEGDYRPGVCVIAGTAGAGKTALALRWAHRSRERFPDGQLYVNLRGYDPGEPLPPLEALHRFLGALGVPAPAIPAEAESAAALYRSVLAERAMLILLDNAGTDAQVRPLLPGLTRSLVLVTSRDRLSGLAVRDGAHRITLGTLAEAEAVELLRTVTADYRPDDTPEQLAELSRLCARLPLALRIAAERAASRPHLRLDDLIADLRDESALWEALSTGDDEEADAVHSVFAWSYRALPPQAARLFRLLGLHPGPDFGPGAASALAQLSLRRARHQLDVLVGAHVLEQTAPDRYTFHDLLRAYSADQAGHDEPAEQRTAALRRVLDWYLHTADAAQAWIEPNEDRLHLDPPAEGVAPLTFAEYDHAVDWAEREHANFLPAVRAAEQAGLDRHAWQLAAVLYNAQSPSAVAADWLSVGGIGLEAARRLGDRRAQARLLESVGFCNRRVDRLAEAFDAHTASLEIWEELGDRRGRADAHNALGLIAMRKRDLDSAAAHLTRAVAGFDELGLGHWSAVCRSNLAEVHYQAGRLDDAAAAVEAALADHRRRGDDRSIGNALRIASDIHLDRGQPEAALRAADEALEIATDLRDHVMEGYWLLSSGRAQQALGRAAEAQPSYHRSAVLHRRLGDRSREARAWQGTAQVYLASDRTADAVGFLRRAAEAHRTLNDPWHEAAALEALAQAVEPEAPEEADRHRGEALRLLGPFEDPRAAGIRERIELLRRSDGDG, encoded by the coding sequence GTGACGGGGCCCTCCCGCGACGTGGTCCAGGCCGGCCGGGTCAGCGGGGGCGTGCACATCCACCACGGCGCCGCGGGAGCGGAGGGAACGGGCGCCCGCACCCCTCCGCGCCAACTCCCCGGTGAGCCGCACCGCTTCGTGCACCGCACGGCGGAGCTGGACCGGCTGGACGGCCTGCGCACCGCCGAGGGGGATTACCGCCCCGGCGTCTGCGTCATCGCCGGTACGGCCGGGGCGGGCAAGACGGCGCTCGCGCTGCGCTGGGCGCACCGGTCCCGGGAACGCTTCCCCGACGGTCAGCTGTACGTGAATCTGCGCGGCTACGACCCGGGCGAGCCGCTGCCCCCGCTGGAGGCGCTGCACCGGTTCCTCGGCGCACTCGGGGTTCCCGCCCCCGCGATACCCGCGGAGGCCGAATCGGCGGCGGCCCTGTACCGCTCCGTGCTGGCCGAGCGGGCCATGCTCATCCTGCTGGACAACGCCGGGACCGACGCCCAGGTGCGGCCACTACTGCCCGGGCTCACCCGCAGCCTGGTGCTGGTCACCAGCCGGGACCGGCTGTCGGGGCTGGCCGTCCGCGACGGCGCGCACCGGATCACGCTGGGCACGCTGGCCGAGGCGGAGGCGGTGGAGCTGCTTCGAACCGTGACAGCCGACTACCGCCCCGACGACACCCCGGAGCAGCTAGCCGAGCTGTCCCGGCTGTGCGCGCGGCTGCCACTGGCCCTGCGCATAGCGGCCGAACGCGCCGCGAGCCGACCGCACTTGCGGTTGGACGATCTGATCGCCGACCTGCGCGACGAGTCGGCACTGTGGGAAGCCCTGAGTACGGGCGACGACGAGGAGGCCGACGCCGTGCATTCCGTGTTCGCCTGGTCCTACCGCGCTCTGCCGCCGCAGGCGGCCCGCCTGTTCCGGCTGCTCGGGTTGCATCCGGGCCCCGATTTCGGCCCGGGTGCCGCATCGGCGCTGGCCCAGCTCAGCCTCCGCCGGGCGCGCCACCAATTGGACGTGCTCGTCGGCGCGCACGTGTTGGAGCAGACGGCGCCGGATCGCTACACGTTCCACGACCTGCTGCGGGCCTACTCCGCCGACCAGGCCGGGCACGACGAGCCGGCGGAGCAGCGCACGGCGGCGCTGCGGCGGGTGCTCGACTGGTACCTGCATACCGCGGACGCGGCGCAGGCGTGGATCGAACCGAACGAGGACCGCCTGCACCTCGACCCGCCGGCCGAGGGGGTCGCGCCGCTGACCTTCGCCGAGTACGACCACGCGGTGGACTGGGCCGAGCGGGAGCACGCCAACTTCCTGCCCGCCGTCCGGGCCGCCGAACAGGCGGGGCTGGACCGGCACGCCTGGCAGTTGGCCGCCGTGCTCTACAACGCGCAGTCGCCGTCGGCCGTCGCGGCGGACTGGCTCTCGGTCGGCGGGATCGGCCTGGAGGCCGCGCGCCGGCTGGGTGACCGCCGAGCCCAGGCGCGGCTTCTGGAATCTGTGGGGTTCTGCAACCGGCGCGTCGATCGCCTCGCCGAGGCGTTCGACGCGCACACCGCTTCGCTGGAGATATGGGAGGAGTTGGGCGACCGGCGCGGCCGGGCGGACGCCCACAACGCACTCGGCCTGATCGCGATGCGCAAGAGGGATTTGGACAGCGCGGCGGCGCATCTCACGCGCGCCGTCGCCGGCTTCGACGAGCTCGGTCTGGGGCACTGGTCCGCGGTGTGCCGGTCCAATCTGGCCGAAGTCCACTACCAGGCGGGACGCCTCGACGACGCGGCCGCCGCCGTCGAGGCGGCGCTCGCCGACCACCGCCGGCGCGGGGACGACCGAAGCATCGGCAACGCCCTGCGGATCGCAAGCGACATCCACCTCGACCGCGGGCAGCCCGAGGCCGCGCTGCGGGCGGCCGACGAAGCGCTGGAGATCGCGACCGACCTGCGCGACCACGTCATGGAGGGGTACTGGCTGCTGTCCTCGGGCCGCGCCCAGCAGGCGCTGGGGCGTGCGGCCGAGGCGCAGCCCTCCTACCACCGGTCGGCGGTGCTGCACCGCCGACTGGGCGACCGCAGCCGCGAGGCGCGCGCCTGGCAGGGCACCGCGCAGGTCTACCTGGCCTCCGACCGCACCGCCGACGCGGTCGGCTTCCTGCGCCGCGCCGCCGAGGCGCATCGGACGCTCAACGACCCCTGGCACGAGGCGGCAGCGCTGGAGGCCCTTGCGCAAGCGGTGGAACCCGAGGCACCCGAGGAGGCCGATCGGCACCGCGGTGAGGCGCTGCGACTCCTCGGGCCGTTCGAGGACCCGCGCGCGGCAGGCATCCGCGAACGCATCGAACTTCTCCGCCGCAGCGACGGCGACGGCTGA
- a CDS encoding DUF6879 family protein: protein MPEFSPPALRPADGVRVPSGAFSGEFNRVDQAIRDHDSWKLERQQTFDEGDDDSWLAFCRGEWHEALRLHEAQRPQLEAVGREDAARGSVFHRVRVAEAPLTPYMQWELHALRIQHESGMPVRVVDGGAVGHYEKTGPLPEVVVLGGRVLYRVVYTDAGAVDGAVRFDDPRTVRGWEAFIAGLFHRGEDMTTYFDREVAHLAPPQPTTPR from the coding sequence ATGCCTGAGTTCTCCCCTCCCGCACTGCGCCCGGCCGACGGCGTCCGGGTGCCCTCCGGTGCGTTCAGCGGCGAGTTCAACCGCGTCGACCAGGCGATCCGCGACCACGACTCCTGGAAGCTGGAGCGGCAGCAGACCTTCGACGAGGGCGACGACGACAGCTGGCTCGCGTTCTGCCGCGGCGAGTGGCACGAAGCGCTGCGGCTGCACGAAGCCCAGCGCCCGCAACTGGAGGCCGTCGGGCGCGAGGACGCCGCCCGCGGCTCGGTCTTCCACCGCGTCCGCGTCGCCGAGGCGCCGCTGACCCCGTACATGCAGTGGGAGCTGCACGCACTGCGCATCCAGCACGAATCCGGGATGCCGGTGCGGGTGGTGGACGGCGGCGCCGTCGGCCACTACGAGAAGACCGGCCCGCTTCCCGAGGTCGTCGTCCTGGGCGGACGGGTGCTCTACCGCGTCGTGTACACGGATGCGGGCGCCGTCGACGGAGCGGTGCGTTTCGACGACCCGCGAACCGTCCGAGGCTGGGAGGCGTTCATCGCCGGACTCTTCCACCGGGGCGAGGACATGACGACGTACTTCGACCGCGAGGTCGCCCACCTCGCGCCGCCGCAGCCGACCACACCGAGGTAG
- a CDS encoding TetR/AcrR family transcriptional regulator, which produces MNRRPRTAAPLTRERIAAAAIDTADEHGFEAVSMRRVAEHLGSGTMSLYRHIADKEELVSAMVDRVAGRYAYPDPAGMDWRERMHALARTDWRMFVEHPWMLAATANLSPPFGAESLAGMEWALDALEPAGLEPHQAAQVVMTVNHYVQGSVRVVLGEAARSADTDDPGANWRQRLHDVDLERFPRLHDLVRRPLPRTERDWFAEGLDVILDGVQSRLAPRTDAPGD; this is translated from the coding sequence GTGAACAGACGACCGCGCACAGCGGCTCCCCTGACCAGGGAGCGCATCGCCGCCGCCGCGATCGACACGGCGGACGAACACGGCTTCGAAGCGGTCTCGATGCGCCGCGTGGCCGAACACCTCGGGTCGGGGACCATGTCGCTGTACCGGCACATCGCAGACAAGGAAGAACTGGTCTCCGCGATGGTCGACCGGGTCGCCGGGCGCTACGCCTATCCCGACCCCGCCGGCATGGACTGGCGGGAGCGCATGCACGCCCTCGCCCGCACCGACTGGCGGATGTTCGTGGAACACCCCTGGATGCTCGCCGCCACCGCCAACCTCTCCCCGCCCTTCGGCGCCGAGTCGCTCGCCGGGATGGAATGGGCACTGGACGCGCTGGAACCCGCCGGCCTGGAGCCGCACCAGGCCGCGCAGGTCGTCATGACCGTCAACCACTACGTCCAGGGGAGCGTCCGCGTCGTCCTCGGCGAGGCGGCGCGCTCGGCCGATACCGACGACCCCGGCGCCAACTGGCGGCAGCGCCTCCACGACGTCGACCTGGAGCGCTTCCCCCGGCTGCACGACCTGGTCCGCCGCCCGCTGCCCCGCACGGAACGGGACTGGTTCGCCGAGGGCCTGGACGTCATCCTCGACGGCGTACAGAGCCGCCTCGCTCCGCGCACGGACGCACCCGGCGACTGA
- a CDS encoding molybdopterin-dependent oxidoreductase, producing MYAVIALLALALGAAAVRRGYVGYIGFALFAAAGVLAVTARRADEPFAVVPVVAGALAGEAALLLLLRRAAEAAPVEQAAPVRDLRGGGGAVPGSEGRGGIRNGLAEGAPQTGTADGGGARQDGSAGAAASAAAGGPSGEGDPRDQAASTAPGGLQGLQQPERPDGDRASRRRFLITSAGVLAVAAGSGGIGRYLATGAGVVEKRSALSLPSAAEPLPPLPEGVDLDIAGLSPFSTPNSDFYRIDTALTVPRVDPDQWRLRIHGMVDNPVELDYDALLRRRLVETDTTLTCVSNQIGGELVSNSRWLGVRLDDLLREAGVHSGADQILSTSQDGWTCGTPTETVLDGRDAILAIAMHGEPLPLEHGFPVRMVVPGLYGFVSATKWVTDIRLTRFADASAYWAERGWAVRAPIKTMSRIDVPGPLEQVQAGAATVAGVAWAQQRGIEAVEVRVDEGAWREAELAEVPGIDTWVQWSAEFDLSPGRHTFEVRATDNTGYTQTSRRAEPIPDGATGWHSVQITAE from the coding sequence ATGTACGCCGTGATCGCGCTGCTGGCCCTGGCGTTGGGTGCGGCGGCCGTGCGGCGCGGCTACGTCGGCTACATCGGTTTCGCGCTGTTCGCGGCGGCCGGGGTACTCGCTGTGACCGCCCGCCGCGCCGACGAGCCGTTCGCGGTCGTCCCGGTGGTGGCGGGTGCGCTCGCCGGAGAGGCGGCGCTGCTGCTTTTGCTGCGTCGGGCAGCCGAGGCCGCCCCCGTCGAGCAAGCCGCCCCCGTTCGTGACCTCCGCGGGGGCGGTGGGGCCGTTCCGGGTTCCGAAGGAAGGGGCGGAATCCGGAACGGCCTCGCAGAAGGTGCGCCGCAGACCGGTACTGCGGACGGTGGCGGCGCACGCCAAGACGGGTCCGCCGGGGCTGCGGCTTCTGCGGCGGCGGGAGGTCCTTCTGGGGAGGGAGACCCCCGCGACCAGGCCGCGTCGACCGCCCCCGGCGGACTCCAAGGGCTCCAGCAGCCCGAGCGGCCCGACGGGGACCGGGCTTCGCGGCGGCGCTTCCTCATCACCAGCGCCGGGGTCCTGGCGGTCGCGGCCGGTTCCGGGGGGATCGGCCGCTACCTCGCCACCGGCGCCGGCGTCGTCGAGAAGCGTTCCGCCCTGAGCCTGCCCTCGGCCGCCGAGCCGCTGCCGCCGCTGCCCGAGGGCGTCGACCTGGACATCGCCGGGCTGTCGCCCTTCAGCACCCCGAACAGCGACTTCTACCGGATCGACACCGCGCTGACCGTGCCGCGCGTCGACCCCGACCAGTGGCGGCTGCGCATCCACGGCATGGTCGACAACCCCGTGGAGCTGGACTACGACGCGCTGCTGCGGCGCCGACTGGTCGAGACCGACACCACGCTGACCTGCGTGTCCAACCAGATCGGCGGCGAGTTGGTCAGCAACTCGCGCTGGCTGGGCGTGCGGCTGGACGATCTGCTGCGCGAGGCGGGGGTGCACAGCGGCGCCGACCAGATCCTGAGCACCTCCCAGGACGGCTGGACCTGTGGCACCCCCACCGAGACCGTCCTCGACGGGCGCGACGCCATCCTGGCGATCGCGATGCACGGCGAACCGCTTCCCCTGGAGCACGGGTTCCCGGTGCGCATGGTGGTCCCCGGCCTGTACGGGTTCGTCAGCGCCACCAAGTGGGTCACCGACATCCGCCTGACCCGGTTCGCGGACGCCTCCGCCTACTGGGCCGAGCGCGGCTGGGCGGTGCGGGCGCCGATCAAGACCATGTCGCGCATCGACGTCCCCGGCCCGCTGGAGCAGGTGCAGGCCGGGGCGGCCACGGTCGCCGGCGTCGCCTGGGCCCAGCAGCGCGGCATCGAGGCGGTGGAGGTCCGCGTCGACGAGGGCGCCTGGCGCGAGGCCGAGCTGGCCGAGGTCCCCGGCATCGACACCTGGGTGCAGTGGAGCGCGGAGTTCGACCTGTCGCCGGGGCGCCACACCTTCGAGGTCCGTGCCACGGACAACACCGGCTACACCCAGACCAGCAGACGCGCCGAACCGATCCCCGACGGAGCGACGGGCTGGCATTCCGTGCAGATCACCGCGGAGTGA
- a CDS encoding fasciclin domain-containing protein, translated as MNAKHMHKFGIASAVAALALGLSACGGGGDMAAGGEETGGGEGATSGATESPAATGGTDMAMSEPFGPACADVPAEGAGSFSGMAEDPVATAASNNPALSTLVDAVTQADLVDTLNNAEDITVFAPANSAFEEIPEEDLNALLEDQEQLTEVLTYHVVEGRHAPDELQDGSFTSLQGDTVETSGSGEDYTVNGDAASVVCGNVQTANATVYIIDGVLMPQG; from the coding sequence ATGAACGCCAAGCACATGCACAAGTTCGGCATCGCCTCGGCCGTGGCCGCCCTGGCCCTCGGCCTGTCCGCCTGCGGCGGGGGCGGCGACATGGCCGCCGGCGGCGAGGAGACCGGCGGCGGCGAGGGCGCGACCTCGGGCGCCACCGAGTCGCCCGCCGCCACCGGCGGCACCGACATGGCGATGTCCGAGCCCTTCGGCCCGGCCTGCGCAGACGTGCCCGCCGAGGGCGCCGGCAGCTTCTCCGGCATGGCCGAGGACCCCGTCGCCACCGCCGCCTCCAACAACCCGGCGCTGTCCACCCTCGTCGACGCCGTCACGCAGGCGGATCTGGTCGATACGCTGAACAACGCCGAGGACATCACCGTCTTCGCGCCCGCGAACTCCGCATTCGAGGAGATTCCCGAGGAGGACTTGAACGCGCTGCTGGAGGACCAGGAGCAGCTCACCGAGGTGCTGACCTACCACGTCGTCGAGGGCAGGCACGCCCCCGACGAGCTGCAGGACGGCTCCTTCACGTCGCTGCAGGGCGACACGGTCGAGACCTCCGGTTCCGGCGAGGACTACACGGTCAACGGCGATGCGGCCAGCGTGGTCTGCGGCAACGTGCAGACCGCCAACGCCACGGTCTACATCATCGACGGTGTCCTGATGCCGCAGGGCTGA
- a CDS encoding sigma-70 family RNA polymerase sigma factor translates to MNEDSARRLSGVPGPDAPPEEGLGELLHRVARGDERAFERVYDTMSAPVYGLIRRILRDPAQAEEVAQEVMVEIWRSASRYDDHRGSPQAWMMTLAHRRAVDRVRAEQAGSDREVRAAAAGGGTPYDEVEEEATSHLEGERVRRCLETLTELQRQSVRLAYYGGYTYREVAKLLSSPLGTVKTRMRDGLIRLRDCLGVEW, encoded by the coding sequence ATGAACGAGGATTCCGCACGCCGGCTGTCGGGCGTACCCGGCCCCGACGCGCCGCCCGAGGAAGGGCTCGGCGAGCTGCTGCACCGCGTGGCCCGGGGAGACGAGCGCGCTTTCGAGCGCGTCTACGACACCATGAGTGCCCCGGTCTACGGACTCATCCGCCGCATCCTGCGCGATCCCGCTCAAGCAGAGGAGGTCGCCCAGGAGGTGATGGTCGAGATATGGCGCTCGGCGAGCCGCTACGACGACCACCGCGGCAGCCCCCAGGCGTGGATGATGACGCTCGCGCACCGCCGAGCCGTGGACCGGGTGCGCGCCGAGCAGGCCGGAAGCGACCGCGAGGTGCGCGCGGCCGCGGCCGGCGGCGGTACGCCTTACGACGAAGTGGAAGAGGAGGCCACATCGCATCTGGAAGGAGAGCGCGTCAGGCGCTGTCTGGAGACGCTGACCGAGTTGCAGCGTCAGTCGGTGCGCCTGGCCTACTACGGCGGATATACCTATCGTGAAGTGGCGAAGCTGCTTTCCTCGCCGCTCGGCACGGTCAAGACGCGGATGCGCGACGGCCTGATCCGCTTGCGCGACTGCCTGGGGGTGGAGTGGTGA
- a CDS encoding anti-sigma factor yields MTSRLRQDLHTLAGAYALNALPEDERRRFEEHLARCDACVQEVRGMTETTTLLGSAAARTPPEGLRQRVLDEVARTRQLPPQGETPPAPQTSRWLRWGGGLALAACLAAVLALGGVAFMQQRQIGELQQNQRQIAAVLSAPDAEVSSAEPAEGVSVTAVSSQSRGDLVFSAQGLERLEQQDYQLWLADSEGSVRSAGLLQVAPDGAVRPVLAGDIGDTQAIAVTVEPEGGSEQPTSEPMMQMPLQS; encoded by the coding sequence GTGACTTCGAGACTGCGCCAAGACCTGCACACCCTCGCCGGCGCCTATGCCCTCAACGCGCTTCCGGAGGATGAGCGGCGCCGCTTCGAGGAGCACCTGGCGCGCTGCGACGCCTGCGTCCAAGAGGTGCGCGGGATGACCGAGACGACGACCCTGCTGGGCTCGGCGGCCGCCCGCACGCCCCCCGAGGGGCTGCGTCAGCGCGTGCTGGACGAGGTCGCCCGCACTCGCCAACTGCCGCCGCAGGGGGAGACCCCGCCGGCGCCGCAGACCTCGCGCTGGCTGCGCTGGGGCGGCGGGCTGGCGCTGGCCGCGTGCCTGGCGGCGGTGCTGGCACTGGGCGGCGTGGCCTTCATGCAGCAGCGCCAGATCGGCGAGCTGCAGCAGAACCAGCGCCAGATCGCGGCCGTGCTGTCGGCACCCGACGCCGAGGTCTCCAGCGCGGAGCCAGCCGAAGGCGTGAGCGTGACCGCGGTTTCCTCGCAGAGCAGGGGAGACCTCGTCTTCAGCGCACAGGGCCTGGAGCGGCTCGAACAGCAGGACTACCAGCTCTGGCTCGCCGACTCCGAGGGCTCCGTCCGATCGGCCGGCCTGTTGCAGGTCGCTCCCGACGGCGCGGTCCGACCGGTGCTGGCGGGCGACATCGGCGACACCCAGGCCATCGCGGTCACGGTCGAGCCGGAGGGCGGTTCCGAGCAGCCCACAAGCGAGCCGATGATGCAGATGCCGCTGCAGAGCTGA